A stretch of Paenibacillus sp. URB8-2 DNA encodes these proteins:
- the purF gene encoding amidophosphoribosyltransferase, whose protein sequence is MSYEIKTGNKQAEPLLWTGDFYNEGTGSGDIFDTLKEECGVFGVFGHPEAASMSYYGLHALQHRGEESAGICVANGRDFNYHRGMGLVKEVFDKDKIQSLVGDMSIGHVRYSTSGDSRLTNAQPLIFKYRDGDLAIATNGNIVNEPLIRRKLESSGSIFQTTSDTEVLAHLIARSLKDFVEAAKEALQQLVGGFAFLLMTNDKLLVASDPNGLRPLVMGRVGEAYIFASESCALETIGAELVRDIQPGELLILDESGLTEDRFAEPQRKALCAMEYIYFARPDSDMNGANLHAARKRMGSRLALEGFVDADIVTGVPDSSISAAIGYAEQTGIPYELGLIKNKYTGRTFIQPSQELREQGVKMKLSAVRRVVEGQRVVMIDDSIVRGTTSRRIVNLLREAGATEVHVRITSPPFKNPCFYGIDTPDRRELIASHQSVEEIRREINADSLAFLSPTGLIQSIGGLSSGDYKGGLCLSCFDNDYPTQVDFGGAEKEGCGC, encoded by the coding sequence ATGTCTTATGAAATAAAGACCGGGAACAAGCAGGCGGAACCCCTCCTGTGGACCGGCGACTTTTACAACGAAGGAACGGGCTCGGGAGATATATTTGATACATTGAAAGAAGAATGCGGCGTTTTCGGGGTCTTCGGACACCCGGAAGCCGCTTCCATGTCTTATTACGGCCTTCACGCGCTTCAGCACCGCGGTGAGGAAAGCGCGGGGATCTGCGTGGCGAACGGCCGGGATTTCAATTACCACCGCGGTATGGGACTGGTAAAAGAAGTGTTCGACAAAGATAAAATCCAGTCACTGGTCGGCGACATGTCCATCGGGCATGTTCGTTATTCCACCAGCGGCGACAGCCGGCTGACAAACGCGCAGCCGCTCATCTTTAAATACCGCGATGGCGATCTGGCGATTGCCACGAACGGCAACATCGTGAACGAGCCGCTGATCCGGCGTAAGCTTGAGAGCAGCGGCTCGATCTTCCAGACGACAAGCGATACCGAGGTGCTGGCGCATCTGATCGCGCGTTCGCTGAAGGATTTTGTGGAAGCGGCCAAAGAGGCCCTTCAGCAGCTCGTCGGCGGCTTCGCTTTTCTGCTGATGACCAACGACAAGCTGCTGGTTGCTTCCGACCCGAACGGCCTGCGGCCGCTCGTGATGGGGCGCGTTGGGGAAGCGTATATTTTCGCTTCCGAATCCTGCGCGCTGGAGACGATCGGCGCGGAGCTTGTCCGTGATATTCAGCCGGGCGAACTGCTTATTCTGGACGAGAGTGGCTTGACCGAGGACCGGTTCGCCGAGCCGCAGCGCAAAGCGCTGTGCGCGATGGAGTATATTTATTTCGCACGGCCCGACAGCGATATGAACGGAGCGAACCTGCATGCCGCCCGCAAGCGGATGGGCAGCCGGCTCGCGCTTGAAGGCTTTGTCGACGCCGACATCGTGACGGGCGTACCGGATTCCAGCATCTCCGCCGCCATTGGCTACGCGGAGCAGACCGGCATTCCTTACGAGCTTGGGCTGATCAAGAACAAATATACTGGCCGGACGTTCATCCAACCGAGCCAGGAGCTGCGCGAGCAGGGTGTCAAAATGAAGCTCAGCGCCGTCCGCCGCGTCGTGGAAGGCCAGCGCGTCGTCATGATCGACGACTCCATCGTTCGGGGCACGACCTCGCGCCGGATTGTGAATCTGCTGCGCGAAGCGGGAGCGACCGAGGTGCATGTGCGCATCACATCGCCGCCTTTCAAGAACCCTTGTTTCTATGGCATTGATACACCGGATAGACGCGAGCTGATCGCTTCTCATCAGTCGGTTGAAGAAATTCGCCGCGAGATCAACGCGGATTCGCTGGCGTTCCTATCGCCAACCGGACTAATTCAGTCCATCGGCGGTCTGAGCAGCGGAGATTACAAAGGCGGGCTGTGCCTGTCCTGTTTCGATAACGATTATCCAACGCAGGTTGACTTCGGCGGGGCGGAGAAGGAAGGGTGCGGCTGCTAA